Proteins from a genomic interval of Kribbella aluminosa:
- a CDS encoding glycerate kinase yields the protein MGTASFEGFGLRIVVASDKFKGTLTSAEVAEAVGTGVRRVCPDATVIPVPVADGGDGTLSAAVAAGYTLVPITASGPTGEPVLSGYARLGNTAVVELADVSGLVHLPGGTPAPLTATSYGTGELISAAIDAGCTRIILGIGGSASTDGGQGLIQALARRPDRLSGNNSALRDEKLPKIGAGPPSPPAAGGGPASSAAASGAAASSPAAGGVLGLAALRRRLRGVKLVVACDVDNPLTGPRGAAAVYGPQKGATPAQVAELDARLGKWADLVARATGADLRDTPGAGAAGGVGFAAIALLGAELRPGIDLILEMVRFSEQLAGADLVVTGEGALDEQTLHGKAVAGVAAAARAGGGPTVGRPTVGRPTVGRPTVGRPAVGRVAAGAGGVPVVAVCGVNRLSPEQLRGIGVAAAYALTDVEPDVQRCIAEPRPLLEELGERIAVEHLTMTRTERGIA from the coding sequence ATGGGCACCGCGTCGTTCGAGGGGTTCGGCCTCCGGATCGTGGTCGCCTCGGACAAGTTCAAGGGAACGCTGACCAGCGCGGAGGTCGCGGAGGCGGTCGGCACCGGGGTACGACGAGTCTGCCCCGACGCCACCGTGATTCCGGTCCCGGTCGCCGACGGCGGCGACGGCACCCTGTCCGCCGCCGTCGCCGCCGGCTACACCCTGGTCCCGATTACCGCCTCCGGCCCCACGGGCGAGCCGGTCCTTTCCGGTTACGCCAGGCTGGGCAACACCGCCGTAGTAGAACTGGCCGACGTCTCGGGCCTGGTCCACCTCCCCGGCGGTACACCGGCTCCGCTCACGGCAACGTCGTACGGCACGGGCGAACTGATCTCCGCGGCCATCGACGCGGGCTGCACCCGCATCATCCTGGGCATCGGCGGCAGCGCCTCCACCGACGGCGGCCAAGGCCTGATCCAGGCGCTCGCTCGCCGGCCGGATCGGCTTTCCGGAAACAATTCGGCGCTCCGCGACGAAAAACTTCCGAAGATCGGCGCCGGCCCGCCCTCACCACCCGCCGCCGGGGGTGGTCCGGCCTCGTCGGCCGCCGCTTCGGGTGCCGCGGCCTCCTCCCCCGCCGCAGGCGGGGTGCTCGGCCTGGCGGCGCTTCGGCGCCGCTTGCGTGGGGTGAAGCTGGTTGTTGCTTGTGATGTGGACAATCCGTTGACCGGACCTCGGGGTGCGGCTGCTGTGTACGGGCCGCAGAAGGGTGCTACTCCGGCGCAGGTGGCCGAGTTGGATGCACGTCTCGGGAAATGGGCTGATCTCGTGGCCCGGGCGACCGGGGCGGACCTGCGGGACACCCCGGGGGCCGGCGCCGCTGGTGGGGTCGGGTTTGCGGCGATTGCCCTGCTCGGTGCTGAGCTGAGGCCCGGGATCGACCTGATCCTGGAGATGGTGCGGTTCAGCGAACAGCTCGCCGGTGCGGACCTGGTGGTCACCGGCGAAGGCGCGCTGGACGAACAAACCCTGCACGGCAAGGCCGTCGCCGGAGTAGCGGCAGCCGCTCGCGCCGGCGGCGGGCCAACCGTGGGCCGACCAACCGTGGGCCGACCAACCGTGGGCCGACCAACCGTGGGCCGACCGGCCGTGGGCCGAGTCGCCGCGGGCGCTGGAGGTGTTCCGGTGGTGGCGGTTTGCGGGGTCAATCGGCTGTCTCCTGAGCAACTCCGGGGGATCGGGGTCGCGGCCGCCTATGCGTTGACCGATGTGGAGCCGGATGTCCAGCGGTGTATCGCCGAACC